The nucleotide sequence AATATTaggaatttaaatatatttttcgcgTCTACAGTACTTTTACGATGGTTATCTCAGTTTTGTGAAACTGTAGTTAGAAAGAGACTAGATTAGACCGTTATCTACAGATCACATTGCTTGTCAAACAACAACAAATGTTAGACTTCGCTGCGCCCACGGGTATTTGTAGTAGGATATATCGGGCGATTCCAAATTCTATTGTGATTAAACGATTCATGCCCCATACTTTCATTCATTTGTTGACAAATCAATCcataaagtgaaaacaccctgtgaaataatcTTATCAAATAATGAAACTGCaggaaattttctattttgtgcCCCACTCAGCATAATTATACTATATCACGCAAAggcacatatatataatatatatatacatatagaagtttgttgaaaaaattgttCAACAACGCGACTATCCCAAACAAAATACCAGTAAAAGTATCAATTACGTCAAACCTTAAGAAGCTAATGAATCCAGAATCATCTACCTGAACCATGGTAGTTCTGATTTGtcttatcagaaaaaaaacgaAAGTATGAGGCGCATTGGTAGATTTTGTACTACGCCTGCCGCACAACCGTCTTGAGGTTAACCAGGAGATTTTTAATGAGAATCGCGAcgtatttgaaaatttacaacAGAATCGAGATTTTACAACACATATCCCTAATGAAACCAAATTTCCTGAAAATCGCACTGCGAAAATGGCACGTGCCAAGAAATCGAAACATACACTTAAGATTGCTGAGGGAAATCCTGAACCTTGACTTTGAAACgtacattgaaaaaatattacaccttTTAATGAACGGAACAATGAAAAGACAGAAGCAAGAAGAGGTGGAACATAACGGTAGTCAGAACATAaccaaaaaaattaacaagatataaatatataccaaCACAATCATTAACTCCCAGAGCATGACAAAACAATGTATCGGCAGAACATGTTACAGCATTGCACAAATGAGACAGTCTTGGGCTAAAACCATTTCATGGACATAGAAACTTGAAACAGTAGAAGTTCAGTCTAGAATTCCGACACAATATTCAACCCATTTACAGTTTGAGATGGGCTAGAAAACCATGATATCTTAGGGTACGCTCAAGTCAAGTTTTATATTATAGACAAAAAATTCTTGTGCAATAAAGTCCAAATGAAGATGGTCTATGAATATATTACTCAGGACTTAATTCGTTTCAATCAATTGCATCAATTtataacaaatgaaaataaacaaaaaatctcCCATTGCTTGCTTATTTGATTAACCTGTAACCTTGGTGTAATAACATACAAAGCGTTAGGAAATTGTCTATGAGATCAAATATTCTCTAAGCAGGAGATATCATTTTTCACACAGTTCAGATATATTCTCATAGATTCAATCAAAATTTCCACATGAACATAATTTCAATTACACAAATTTCTAAGACTTGGTAATCGAATTAGGGCCATCACATGATTTTGAAACTGTCTCATCCTTGCTTCAGGATTAAAATCTAGAACTGTAGCCTGCTTAAAAAAGAAATGAGAGAGGTCTTTGTattgcaatatttaaaaatatactatatatactGTAATGGTATGAAAAAGTAATTTCAAAATACCGAGACCCACTGCACTGAATTGCTAATGTAATTTGATTATTTGCTGTTATGAGATTGATCAGGTGAGTTCCAATGATCCTTATTATTGGAGAAGTCAGGTAGTATTTAAGTGGACTTGAACCAAAAAACATACAGACACATTAATCACACAATTCAAATGGGATCATTAAAAGCAGGAATATTTGTGGAATAAATCCAGAATACACAATGCTTATTTGTTCAAATCATAATATAGTGATGCCCATTATCCACGAAACAAGTTTCAAACTTCAGGTATCTTAGCATTGCATTCCTCATCGGTCTCGATTCCAACTTCTtcaataaaaacttttttagaCTTTGGATATCCTTCCAACACAGCTTCCATTAGATCGGTTGTCATCCTCTTTCGCTTTTTCCAATGTGAAACAAATTGTTTatgatttttataaatattttttttatcttcttcGCTTATATCTTTTGTGGATTGTTTCGCTTTAGTTAAACGTTCTTTGAGTTGCTCTACTTCTTTTTGCAATTGATTTACTTTTGACTTTGCACCTTCTGTTGTTAGACTGCTAAGATGTGTCCGCAGAGATGCTTTTATAAGTTTCAGTTCAGATTGTGATGTCTCACATTTTTCAGTCCATAATTTGATATCCTCTTCTAGTTTAGTAATTTCTAAATCGGAAACTTCTGGAAATTCGTTTTGattaataacatatatttttgatttaccgtaagctttttcaattaattttttatcaacTGCAAGTGTCTCCATTGCTTTT is from Styela clava chromosome 9, kaStyClav1.hap1.2, whole genome shotgun sequence and encodes:
- the LOC120339763 gene encoding homologous-pairing protein 2 homolog, which produces MGKEDKVETDVYEYMKIQNRPYSAADVFSNLHKVHGKTAVVKAMETLAVDKKLIEKAYGKSKIYVINQNEFPEVSDLEITKLEEDIKLWTEKCETSQSELKLIKASLRTHLSSLTTEGAKSKVNQLQKEVEQLKERLTKAKQSTKDISEEDKKNIYKNHKQFVSHWKKRKRMTTDLMEAVLEGYPKSKKVFIEEVGIETDEECNAKIPEV